The DNA segment CGGGTTACTTGCAAAAAATTATGGTTGGGAAGCCTTATATGAAGCTGTAGATAACAATCCTTACCTGGAGGATTTTTACAGTGACATGAAACGATGGAGCTTTAACCTGCAGATTTATTTCCTGAACAGCCGTTTTCAGCAAATCGTAGACATTCAGAACTTTAACAGGAATGTAATTCAGGACAGGACCATTTATGAGGATGCGCATATTTTTGCCGATAACCTTCATGAAATGGGACTGATGACCACCAGAGATCATCAAAACTATAAAGCTATATTTGAAAATATCACTTCATTTATTAAACCACCCGATTTGCTGGTATACCTGCGTGCTTCTGTACCTACGCTGGTAAACAACATACAACGCAGGGGAAGGGAATACGAAACCAGCATCCGGATTGATTATTTATCCAAACTAAACGAAAAATATGAAGCCTGGATAAAGAATTATAGTTTGGGCAAACTGCTGATACTGGATAAGGATAAATTAGATTTCAGCAATAACCCTGAAGATCTGGGCACTATTATACAGGCAATAGAAGCAGAAATTAACGGCTTATTTTAGCATGAAAGTACTTGGCATTATACCGGCACGTTATGCCTCTACCCGTTTTCCTGGTAAGCCTTTAATAGAAATTCAGGGCAAAAGCATGATCCAAAGGGTTTATGAACAAGCTTTAAAAGCCATAAGTTTAACCAAGGTAGTGGTGGCTACAGATGACGAACGCATTGCAGAGGCCATAAATAACTTTGGTGCTGAATTTGTAATGACCAGAGATGATCATCAGAGTGGTACAGACCGTTGTGCAGAGGTATCACAGCACTTTCCTGATTTTGATATTGTAATCAATATACAGGGAGATGAACCTTTCATCAATCCCAAACAAATAGACCTGCTGGTATCCTGTTTTGAGCATGGCAATGTAAAACTGGCAACATTGATTAAAGAAATCCATACGGAAGAGGAACTACTTAATACCAATATTCCAAAGGTTGTGATCAACAGCAGACAGGAAGCTATATATTTTAGCAGACATACCATTCCTTACATCAGAAATGCTGAAAAAAACAAATGGCTTGATGTGCATCAGTTTTATAAACACATTGGAATTTACGGTTATACCACCCCTACCTTGCTTGAAATCACCAGGCTCCAACCTTCTTCACTTGAAATGGCTGAAAGCCTGGAACAATTGAGATGGGTAGAAAACGGTTATACCATCCAGACCAGGATAACAGCCATAGAAACAATTGCAATAGATACCCCTGAAGACCTGGATAAAATTGTGGGATAACAACCCTGATTATTTATTATATTAGGCTATGCA comes from the Pedobacter heparinus DSM 2366 genome and includes:
- a CDS encoding deoxynucleoside kinase, whose amino-acid sequence is MHIAIVGNIGAGKTTLTGLLAKNYGWEALYEAVDNNPYLEDFYSDMKRWSFNLQIYFLNSRFQQIVDIQNFNRNVIQDRTIYEDAHIFADNLHEMGLMTTRDHQNYKAIFENITSFIKPPDLLVYLRASVPTLVNNIQRRGREYETSIRIDYLSKLNEKYEAWIKNYSLGKLLILDKDKLDFSNNPEDLGTIIQAIEAEINGLF
- the kdsB gene encoding 3-deoxy-manno-octulosonate cytidylyltransferase; the protein is MKVLGIIPARYASTRFPGKPLIEIQGKSMIQRVYEQALKAISLTKVVVATDDERIAEAINNFGAEFVMTRDDHQSGTDRCAEVSQHFPDFDIVINIQGDEPFINPKQIDLLVSCFEHGNVKLATLIKEIHTEEELLNTNIPKVVINSRQEAIYFSRHTIPYIRNAEKNKWLDVHQFYKHIGIYGYTTPTLLEITRLQPSSLEMAESLEQLRWVENGYTIQTRITAIETIAIDTPEDLDKIVG